Proteins from one Ramlibacter sp. PS4R-6 genomic window:
- a CDS encoding ABC transporter substrate-binding protein, with product MKFAAAAALALAASWAGAQQGVSKNEILIGTIQDLSGPLAGFGKQARNGMQLRVDEINEQGGIHGRKLKLLVEDDGYDPKKAVLAAQKLVNQDKIFIMAGHLGTAQNMAAMPVQFEKNVVNFMPITAAREMYEPLHKLKYSFAATYYDQMRITLPKLVKEKGAKKVCINYQDDDFGLEVLRGAEAGLKSMNMELAEKTSYKRGATDFSSQVARMKAANCDLVVLGTIIRETIGTIGEARKTGFNPIFLGSSAVYTDLIHKLGGKAMDGLYGTHTVQNPYLDEASQPIRFWANKYKTKFNEDPTVFSVYGYSIIDQFATAAQKAGPNLTTDSFVKTMDSIKFDTDIFGAPPSSYSASKRLGNDLSRLSQIQDGKWKVVSDYVKP from the coding sequence ATGAAATTCGCCGCGGCGGCCGCGCTCGCGCTCGCCGCTTCGTGGGCGGGCGCCCAGCAGGGCGTGAGCAAGAACGAGATCCTGATCGGCACCATCCAGGACCTGTCGGGCCCGCTCGCCGGCTTCGGCAAGCAGGCGCGCAACGGCATGCAGCTGCGCGTCGATGAGATCAATGAGCAGGGCGGCATCCATGGCCGCAAGCTGAAGCTGCTGGTCGAGGACGACGGCTACGACCCCAAGAAGGCCGTCCTCGCCGCGCAGAAGCTGGTCAACCAGGACAAGATCTTCATCATGGCCGGCCACCTGGGCACGGCGCAGAACATGGCCGCGATGCCGGTGCAGTTCGAGAAGAACGTCGTCAACTTCATGCCGATCACGGCGGCGCGCGAGATGTACGAGCCGCTGCACAAGCTGAAGTACTCGTTCGCCGCCACCTACTACGACCAGATGCGCATCACCCTGCCCAAGCTGGTGAAGGAAAAGGGCGCCAAGAAGGTCTGCATCAACTACCAGGACGACGACTTCGGCCTGGAGGTGCTGCGCGGCGCCGAGGCGGGCCTGAAGTCCATGAACATGGAGCTGGCCGAGAAGACCAGCTACAAGCGCGGCGCCACCGACTTCAGCTCGCAGGTCGCGCGCATGAAGGCGGCCAACTGCGACCTGGTGGTGCTGGGCACCATCATCCGCGAGACCATCGGCACGATCGGCGAGGCGCGCAAGACCGGCTTCAACCCGATCTTCCTCGGCTCCAGCGCGGTGTACACGGACCTCATCCACAAGCTGGGCGGCAAGGCGATGGACGGCCTGTACGGCACGCACACGGTGCAGAACCCGTACCTGGACGAAGCCTCGCAGCCGATCCGCTTCTGGGCCAACAAGTACAAGACCAAGTTCAACGAGGACCCGACGGTGTTCTCGGTGTACGGCTACTCGATCATCGACCAGTTCGCGACCGCGGCGCAGAAGGCGGGCCCGAACCTCACGACCGACAGCTTCGTGAAGACCATGGACTCGATCAAGTTCGACACCGACATCTTCGGCGCGCCGCCCAGCAGCTACTCCGCGAGCAAGCGCCTGGGCAACGACCTGTCGCGCCTGTCGCAGATCCAGGACGGCAAGTGGAAGGTCGTGTCGGACTACGTCAAGCCCTGA
- a CDS encoding thioesterase family protein, with amino-acid sequence MAAMKNPPPLEFEPQFVAALRELFEKRVVFNTVLGLQITQLKPEFVEGRIAMKPELIGHFAHQRLHGGVISATLDAMGGLAVMAAIGARHMDEEPMQRLHRFMKLGTIDLRIDYLRPAIGEWFGMKAEVLRLGSRVASARMEFLGSDGKLLATGAGAYIIS; translated from the coding sequence ATGGCAGCTATGAAGAACCCGCCGCCGCTGGAATTCGAGCCGCAGTTCGTCGCGGCCCTGCGCGAGCTGTTCGAAAAGCGCGTCGTCTTCAACACGGTGCTGGGCCTGCAGATCACGCAGCTCAAGCCCGAGTTCGTCGAAGGCCGCATCGCGATGAAGCCGGAGCTGATCGGGCACTTCGCGCACCAGCGCCTGCACGGCGGCGTGATCAGCGCCACGCTGGACGCGATGGGCGGGCTGGCGGTGATGGCCGCGATCGGCGCTCGCCACATGGACGAGGAGCCGATGCAAAGGCTGCACCGCTTCATGAAGCTGGGCACCATCGACCTGCGCATCGACTACCTGCGGCCCGCCATCGGCGAGTGGTTCGGGATGAAAGCCGAGGTGCTGCGGCTGGGGTCGCGCGTGGCGTCCGCGCGCATGGAGTTCCTGGGCTCCGACGGCAAGCTGCTCGCCACCGGCGCCGGCGCCTACATCATTTCCTAG
- a CDS encoding acetyl/propionyl/methylcrotonyl-CoA carboxylase subunit alpha, translating to MTLRRLLIANRGEIARRVIRTCKRLGIETVAVYSDADRNALHVREATLSFALGGNTSAESYLRIERLLEAARATQADAIHPGYGFLSENADFAQAVAGAGLVWVGPPAAAIRALGSKSSAKAIAQQRGVPCLPGYFGEDQTDERLAREAQRIGFPVMVKAAAGGGGRGMRLVTEASQLRAAVQSARSEAQSSFGSGELLLERALIAPRHVEVQVFADSHGHCIHLGERDCSVQRRHQKLVEETPSPAVGAALRERMGACAVELAKAAGYVGAGTVEFLVEGDAFFLMEMNTRLQVEHPVTEAVTGLDLVEWQLRVAQGEPLPLAQEQVRFDGHAIEVRLCAEDENFAPHAGTVRRFAEPAGVRFDHAIYEGLRVPPYYDSMLGKLVVHAPTRGGAIDRLAAALDATTVLGLPTNRRFLAACLRHPLFREGQALIPFLAEHAQAIREQLADEESRVVAAAVRQAFAPHATALACPFDRPLRIRHRDAVVTMGKGAAMNIECVPVAGTTWHLQAGAIDCFVDDLSFEPATRGGDAAHAGELRAPFNGKVIAVKAQPGAKVARGDTLLVIESMKLEHALAATRDAVIKTIHVQPGQQAATSQVLVTFEAAT from the coding sequence ATGACCCTTCGCCGGCTGCTCATCGCGAACCGCGGCGAGATCGCGCGCCGGGTGATCCGCACCTGCAAGCGGCTCGGGATCGAGACGGTGGCGGTGTATTCCGATGCCGACCGCAATGCGCTGCACGTGCGCGAGGCCACGCTGTCGTTCGCGCTCGGCGGCAACACGTCGGCCGAGTCGTACCTGCGCATCGAGCGCCTGCTGGAAGCGGCGCGCGCGACGCAGGCCGACGCGATCCATCCCGGCTACGGCTTCCTCAGCGAGAACGCCGATTTCGCGCAGGCGGTGGCGGGTGCGGGCCTGGTGTGGGTCGGGCCTCCTGCCGCGGCGATTCGCGCGCTGGGCAGCAAGTCCTCGGCAAAGGCGATCGCGCAGCAGCGCGGCGTGCCGTGCCTGCCCGGTTACTTCGGTGAGGACCAGACGGACGAACGCCTGGCGCGCGAGGCGCAGCGCATCGGCTTCCCGGTGATGGTGAAGGCCGCGGCCGGTGGCGGCGGGCGCGGCATGCGGCTGGTCACCGAGGCCTCGCAGTTGCGAGCGGCCGTGCAAAGCGCGCGGTCCGAGGCGCAATCGTCCTTCGGGTCCGGCGAACTGCTCCTGGAGCGCGCGCTCATCGCGCCGCGCCACGTCGAGGTGCAGGTGTTTGCCGATTCGCACGGCCACTGCATCCACCTGGGCGAGCGCGACTGCTCGGTGCAGCGCCGCCACCAGAAGCTCGTCGAGGAAACGCCGAGCCCGGCCGTGGGCGCCGCGCTGCGCGAGCGCATGGGCGCGTGCGCAGTGGAGCTCGCGAAGGCGGCGGGCTACGTCGGTGCCGGCACCGTCGAGTTCCTGGTCGAGGGCGACGCCTTCTTCCTGATGGAGATGAACACGCGGCTGCAGGTGGAACACCCGGTGACGGAGGCCGTCACGGGGCTTGACCTCGTCGAGTGGCAGTTGCGCGTCGCGCAGGGTGAGCCCTTGCCGCTGGCGCAGGAGCAGGTGCGCTTCGACGGCCATGCCATCGAGGTGCGGTTGTGCGCGGAAGACGAGAACTTCGCGCCGCATGCGGGCACTGTGCGGCGCTTCGCCGAACCCGCCGGTGTGCGCTTCGACCATGCGATCTACGAAGGGCTGCGGGTCCCGCCGTACTACGACTCCATGCTGGGCAAGCTGGTCGTGCACGCACCCACGCGCGGCGGGGCCATCGACCGGCTGGCGGCGGCGCTGGATGCGACCACCGTGCTCGGCCTGCCGACCAACCGCCGTTTCCTCGCCGCGTGCCTGCGTCACCCGCTGTTCCGCGAGGGCCAGGCCTTGATCCCGTTCCTGGCGGAACACGCGCAGGCGATTCGCGAGCAACTGGCCGACGAGGAGAGCAGGGTCGTTGCAGCGGCGGTCCGCCAGGCGTTCGCACCGCACGCAACCGCGCTGGCCTGCCCGTTCGATCGCCCGTTGCGCATCCGGCACCGCGACGCTGTCGTCACCATGGGTAAAGGCGCTGCCATGAACATCGAGTGCGTCCCCGTCGCCGGCACCACCTGGCACCTGCAAGCCGGCGCCATCGATTGCTTCGTCGACGACCTGTCCTTCGAGCCTGCCACCCGCGGCGGCGACGCGGCCCATGCGGGCGAGCTGCGCGCCCCCTTCAACGGCAAGGTGATCGCGGTGAAGGCGCAACCCGGCGCCAAGGTCGCGCGCGGCGACACGCTCCTGGTGATCGAATCGATGAAGCTGGAACACGCGCTGGCCGCCACGCGCGATGCCGTGATCAAGACCATCCATGTGCAGCCGGGCCAGCAGGCCGCCACGTCCCAGGTGCTCGTGACCTTCGAGGCCGCCACATGA
- a CDS encoding acyl-CoA carboxylase subunit beta: protein MSRFESGWNVEGEVAQARRAAMLERIAQLRALEGRSAAASAKSKPVFDKRGQLLPRERVALLLDAGAPYLPLSSIAGFLQDTKDAAESVPGGGVIAGIGFVSGTRCMIVASDSGIDAGAIQAMGLDKVLRAQEIALQNKLPFLHLVESAGANLMKYRVEGFVHGGALFRNLAQLSAAGLPVITVQHGSGTAGGAYMPGLSDIVIMVRGRSRAFLAGPPLLKAATGEIATEEELGGAEMHTAVSGLGEYLAEDDRHALGICREVVANLSFRRRPESSGFDGATKTLDPGLRRDDILTLIPTSLREPLDMREVIVRLVDGGEVLEFKPLYGAATVCAQGRIGGHAVGFITNNGPIDVAGANKATHFIQWMCQLGHPIIYLQNTTGYIVGKQSEQDGMIKHGSKMIQAVTNATVPQITIQCGASFGAGNYGMCGRAYAPRFLFSWPSAKTAVMGGEQAARTMQIVTEAALARKGITPDPAESQKQFDRIVGMFEAQADAFYTSGLMLDDGVIDPRDTRDVLAFCLDTIREADQRHPRPMQFGVARM from the coding sequence ATGAGCCGCTTCGAATCGGGCTGGAACGTGGAAGGCGAGGTCGCGCAGGCGCGGCGCGCGGCGATGCTGGAGCGCATCGCGCAGCTGCGGGCGCTGGAAGGGCGCTCGGCCGCTGCATCGGCGAAATCGAAACCCGTGTTCGACAAGCGCGGGCAGCTCTTGCCGCGCGAGCGCGTGGCGTTGTTGCTCGATGCGGGCGCGCCCTACCTGCCGCTGTCGTCCATCGCCGGCTTCCTGCAGGACACGAAGGATGCGGCCGAGTCGGTGCCCGGCGGCGGCGTCATCGCGGGAATCGGTTTCGTCTCGGGCACGCGCTGCATGATCGTGGCGAGCGACTCGGGCATCGACGCCGGCGCGATCCAGGCAATGGGGCTGGACAAGGTGCTGCGGGCGCAGGAGATCGCGCTGCAGAACAAATTGCCCTTCCTGCACCTGGTCGAGAGCGCCGGCGCCAACCTGATGAAGTACCGCGTCGAAGGTTTCGTGCACGGCGGCGCGCTGTTCCGCAACCTGGCGCAGCTGTCGGCGGCGGGCCTGCCGGTGATCACCGTGCAACATGGCTCCGGCACGGCGGGCGGCGCCTACATGCCGGGGCTGTCGGACATCGTGATCATGGTGCGGGGGCGTTCGCGCGCTTTCCTTGCCGGGCCGCCGCTGCTCAAAGCTGCTACCGGCGAGATCGCGACCGAGGAAGAACTCGGCGGTGCGGAGATGCACACGGCGGTGTCGGGGCTGGGGGAGTACCTGGCCGAAGACGACCGTCATGCGCTGGGCATCTGCCGCGAGGTGGTCGCCAACCTGTCATTCCGGCGCAGGCCGGAATCCAGTGGCTTCGACGGCGCCACAAAGACACTGGATCCCGGCCTCCGCCGGGATGACATCTTGACGCTGATCCCCACCAGCCTGCGCGAACCCCTCGATATGCGCGAAGTCATCGTCCGCCTCGTCGACGGCGGCGAGGTTCTCGAATTCAAGCCGCTCTACGGCGCCGCGACCGTCTGCGCGCAAGGCCGCATCGGCGGCCATGCGGTGGGCTTCATCACCAACAACGGCCCCATCGACGTGGCCGGCGCCAACAAGGCGACGCACTTCATCCAGTGGATGTGCCAGCTGGGCCACCCGATCATCTACCTGCAGAACACCACCGGCTACATCGTCGGCAAGCAAAGCGAGCAGGACGGGATGATCAAGCACGGCAGCAAGATGATCCAGGCCGTGACCAACGCCACCGTGCCGCAGATCACGATCCAGTGCGGCGCGTCGTTCGGCGCCGGCAACTACGGCATGTGCGGCCGTGCCTATGCGCCGCGCTTCCTGTTCTCGTGGCCCAGCGCCAAGACCGCGGTGATGGGCGGCGAGCAGGCGGCGCGCACCATGCAGATCGTCACCGAGGCCGCGCTGGCGCGCAAAGGCATCACGCCCGACCCCGCGGAGTCGCAGAAGCAGTTCGACCGCATCGTCGGCATGTTCGAGGCCCAGGCCGATGCGTTCTACACCTCGGGCCTGATGCTGGACGACGGCGTGATCGACCCGCGCGACACCCGCGACGTGCTGGCCTTCTGCCTGGACACGATCCGCGAAGCCGATCAACGCCATCCGCGCCCCATGCAATTCGGCGTGGCGCGCATGTAG
- a CDS encoding MEDS domain-containing protein, with protein MRDRTRNINLCGESLQGLQHVCAFFDSREEQYEVLNPYFSEGLETGDEVVTIVESAFHEEHVRRMSQGGVHVGKGLESGQLKVVASEASYIKDKVFVADRMYAMLEEVLCNATNGPYGSVRTMGDMEWALKNLPGTDELMMYEARVNLLASHHDCTLLCAYDVNRFSGRVIADVLATHSHVIINGKVHTNPYYVDPVTYLSKLALRRPAESTASPGHRH; from the coding sequence ATGCGCGACCGGACCCGGAACATCAACCTGTGCGGCGAGTCGCTCCAGGGCCTCCAGCACGTCTGCGCGTTCTTCGACTCCCGCGAGGAGCAGTACGAAGTGCTCAACCCCTATTTCAGCGAGGGCCTGGAAACCGGCGACGAAGTCGTGACCATCGTGGAGTCCGCCTTCCACGAGGAACACGTGCGCCGGATGTCCCAGGGCGGCGTGCATGTCGGCAAGGGCCTCGAGTCGGGGCAGCTGAAGGTGGTGGCCTCGGAAGCGTCGTACATCAAGGACAAGGTCTTCGTCGCGGACCGGATGTACGCCATGCTCGAGGAGGTCCTGTGCAATGCCACGAACGGACCGTACGGGTCCGTGCGGACGATGGGCGACATGGAGTGGGCCCTGAAGAACCTGCCGGGCACGGACGAGCTCATGATGTACGAGGCGCGGGTCAATCTGCTGGCGTCCCACCACGACTGCACGCTGCTGTGCGCCTACGACGTCAACCGGTTCAGCGGCCGCGTGATCGCCGACGTGCTGGCCACGCACTCGCACGTGATCATCAACGGCAAGGTGCACACGAACCCGTACTACGTCGATCCCGTCACGTACCTGAGCAAGCTGGCCCTGCGCCGGCCCGCGGAGTCGACGGCAAGCCCGGGCCACCGGCATTGA
- a CDS encoding AI-2E family transporter, producing the protein MAADPLNSPSLQGKALLGLVLVVTVLFAVVLSPMSGAISWALFMAIVFSSLQERSVRALNGRRGWAALATLLVIVVSVLLPLALLAVSVTNEASAFYQRFKSGDIQLAEYFQRMVGALPEWLRGWLVRFGVDDLPAVQHKLADALGRSSDAVTQRVFQIGQGTLDFVVSFFVMLYLLYFFLRDGPALARETAKAMPLAPEHTRRILQQFATVVRATVKGNVVVALVQGALGWLAFWFLDITGALLWGAVMAILSLLPAVGAALVWGPVALYLLTTGSLFGGFGLVAWGVLVIGLVDNVLRPILVGKDTRLPDWLVLIATLGGLAVFGLNGFVIGPAIAAVFIVTWEIFSEARQEEKAPPSRK; encoded by the coding sequence ATGGCGGCCGATCCCCTCAACTCCCCCTCCCTCCAAGGCAAGGCCCTCCTGGGCCTTGTCCTCGTCGTCACCGTCCTCTTCGCGGTCGTGCTGTCGCCGATGAGCGGCGCGATCTCGTGGGCCCTGTTCATGGCGATCGTGTTCTCGTCGCTGCAGGAGCGCTCGGTGCGTGCGCTCAACGGCAGGCGCGGCTGGGCCGCCCTCGCCACGCTGCTCGTGATCGTCGTGAGCGTGCTGCTGCCGCTGGCGCTGCTCGCGGTCTCGGTCACCAACGAGGCATCGGCCTTCTACCAGCGCTTCAAGTCCGGCGACATCCAGCTGGCCGAATACTTCCAGCGCATGGTGGGCGCGCTGCCCGAGTGGCTGCGCGGCTGGCTGGTGCGCTTCGGCGTGGACGACCTGCCGGCCGTGCAGCACAAGCTGGCCGACGCGCTGGGGCGCAGCAGCGACGCCGTGACGCAGCGCGTGTTCCAGATCGGCCAGGGCACTCTGGACTTCGTGGTGAGCTTCTTCGTGATGCTCTACCTGCTGTATTTCTTCCTGCGCGACGGGCCGGCGCTCGCGCGCGAGACCGCCAAGGCGATGCCGCTGGCCCCCGAGCACACGCGCCGCATCCTGCAGCAGTTCGCCACCGTCGTGCGCGCCACCGTCAAGGGCAACGTCGTCGTCGCGCTGGTGCAAGGCGCGCTCGGCTGGCTGGCCTTCTGGTTCCTCGACATCACGGGCGCGCTGCTGTGGGGCGCCGTGATGGCGATCCTCTCGCTGCTGCCCGCCGTGGGCGCGGCGCTGGTGTGGGGGCCGGTGGCGCTGTACCTGCTGACGACCGGGTCGCTGTTCGGCGGCTTCGGGCTGGTGGCCTGGGGTGTGCTGGTCATCGGCCTGGTGGACAACGTGCTGCGGCCCATCCTGGTCGGCAAGGACACGCGCCTTCCCGACTGGCTGGTGCTGATCGCCACGCTCGGTGGCCTGGCGGTGTTCGGCCTGAACGGCTTCGTCATCGGCCCGGCCATCGCGGCCGTGTTCATCGTGACGTGGGAGATCTTCTCCGAGGCCCGGCAGGAAGAGAAAGCGCCGCCTTCTAGGAAATGA
- a CDS encoding acyl-CoA dehydrogenase family protein — MQYTHEHLEIQKTLKRFIDEEINPHVDEWEAAEMFPAHQVFKRLGQLGLLGLTKPEAYGGAALDYSYSMAMTEALGWIECGGVPMAIGVQTDMATPALARYGSDELRSQFLAPAIAGDMVACIGVSEPGAGSDVANIKSRAVKDGDDYVITGQKMWITNSLQADWMCMLVNTGEGPVHKNKSLVIVPMRDGSNGKLTKGIEVAQKIRKIGMNSSDTGLIYFDEVRVPQRFRIGNEGAGFVYQMQQFQEERLWGAASCLVSLSNCIGWTIEWAQERKLFGATLADQQWVQFKLAELKTEVEALRALTYRACELYVQGQDVLELASMAKLKAGRLNRIVPDTCLQFWGGMGFTWENKVSRMYRDGRLVSIGGGADEVMLQILSKIMGIAKKPNAA; from the coding sequence ATGCAATACACGCACGAACACCTCGAGATCCAGAAGACGCTCAAGCGCTTCATTGACGAGGAGATCAACCCGCACGTCGACGAATGGGAAGCCGCCGAGATGTTCCCGGCGCACCAGGTGTTCAAGCGGCTGGGGCAGCTGGGCTTGCTGGGGCTGACCAAGCCCGAGGCATACGGCGGCGCGGCGCTGGACTATTCCTACTCGATGGCGATGACCGAAGCGCTCGGCTGGATCGAGTGCGGCGGCGTGCCCATGGCCATCGGCGTGCAGACCGACATGGCCACGCCGGCCCTGGCGCGCTACGGCAGCGACGAGCTGCGGAGCCAGTTCCTCGCGCCGGCGATCGCGGGCGACATGGTGGCGTGCATCGGCGTCTCCGAACCCGGCGCGGGCAGCGACGTCGCCAACATCAAGAGCCGCGCGGTGAAGGACGGCGACGACTACGTCATCACCGGCCAGAAGATGTGGATCACCAACAGCCTGCAGGCCGACTGGATGTGCATGCTGGTCAACACCGGCGAGGGCCCGGTGCACAAGAACAAGTCGCTGGTGATCGTGCCCATGCGCGACGGGTCCAACGGCAAGCTCACCAAGGGCATCGAGGTCGCGCAGAAGATCAGGAAGATCGGGATGAACTCGTCCGACACGGGCCTGATCTACTTCGACGAGGTGCGCGTGCCGCAGCGCTTTCGCATCGGCAACGAGGGCGCGGGCTTCGTCTACCAGATGCAGCAGTTCCAGGAAGAGCGCCTGTGGGGCGCGGCAAGCTGCTTGGTGTCGCTGTCCAACTGCATCGGGTGGACGATCGAGTGGGCGCAGGAGCGCAAGCTCTTTGGCGCGACGCTCGCCGACCAGCAGTGGGTGCAGTTCAAGCTGGCGGAGCTGAAGACCGAGGTGGAGGCGCTGCGCGCGTTGACCTACCGCGCCTGCGAGCTCTACGTGCAGGGCCAGGACGTGCTGGAGCTGGCATCGATGGCCAAGCTCAAGGCGGGCCGCCTGAATCGCATCGTTCCCGACACCTGCCTGCAGTTCTGGGGCGGCATGGGCTTCACCTGGGAGAACAAGGTTTCGCGCATGTACCGCGACGGGCGCCTGGTGTCCATTGGCGGCGGCGCGGACGAAGTGATGCTGCAGATCCTGTCGAAGATCATGGGCATCGCCAAGAAGCCCAACGCCGCATGA
- a CDS encoding acyl-CoA dehydrogenase family protein gives MNAELRADVEALTDSVRRFALERIAPHVDAWDKAGMVPRELYREAAALGLLGLGYPEDYGGTPAPFALRNAMSVAMARYGASGGAMAALFSHNIGLPPILRHGSRELQKLVVPAVLRGDAIAALAITEPGGGSDVAAIRTRAHRQGDEYVIEGEKTFITSGVRADWITMAVRTGEAKGPSGISMILVPGKAKGLQRSALDKMGWLCSDTGHLRLEGVRVPARYLVGDEGAGFKMIMSNFNGERLAMSAMALGFAQACYDEALDWARQRQAFGSALVEKQAIRHKLVDMRMRIESTKAWLDAVTEMADAGKLESDPDCVAQVCVLKNHATQAMQFCADAAVQILGGMGFMRGTKCERIYREVKVMMIGGGAEEIMKDLAARQWQL, from the coding sequence ATGAACGCCGAACTTCGCGCCGACGTCGAAGCGCTGACGGACTCCGTGCGCCGCTTCGCGCTGGAGCGCATCGCCCCCCATGTCGATGCGTGGGACAAGGCGGGCATGGTCCCGCGTGAGCTGTACCGCGAGGCGGCGGCGCTGGGGCTGCTCGGCCTGGGCTACCCGGAGGACTACGGCGGCACGCCTGCGCCCTTCGCGTTGCGCAATGCCATGTCGGTGGCGATGGCGCGCTACGGCGCGAGCGGCGGCGCGATGGCGGCGCTGTTCTCGCACAACATCGGCCTGCCGCCGATCCTGCGCCACGGTTCGCGCGAGCTGCAGAAGCTGGTGGTCCCGGCGGTGCTGCGTGGCGACGCCATCGCGGCGCTGGCGATCACCGAGCCCGGCGGCGGTTCCGACGTGGCCGCGATCCGCACGCGGGCGCACCGGCAGGGCGACGAATACGTCATCGAGGGCGAAAAGACCTTCATCACCTCGGGCGTGCGTGCCGACTGGATCACGATGGCCGTGCGCACCGGCGAAGCCAAGGGCCCCTCGGGCATCTCGATGATCCTGGTGCCGGGCAAGGCGAAGGGCCTGCAACGTTCCGCGCTCGACAAGATGGGCTGGCTGTGCTCCGACACCGGGCACCTGCGGCTGGAGGGCGTGCGCGTGCCGGCGCGCTATCTCGTGGGCGACGAGGGCGCGGGCTTCAAGATGATCATGAGCAACTTCAACGGCGAGCGGCTGGCGATGTCGGCGATGGCGCTGGGCTTCGCGCAGGCCTGCTACGACGAGGCGCTGGACTGGGCGCGCCAGCGCCAGGCCTTCGGCTCGGCGCTGGTGGAGAAGCAGGCCATCCGCCACAAGCTGGTCGACATGCGCATGCGCATCGAATCGACGAAGGCCTGGCTGGACGCCGTCACGGAAATGGCGGACGCGGGGAAATTGGAATCCGACCCCGATTGCGTGGCGCAGGTGTGCGTGCTGAAGAACCACGCGACGCAGGCCATGCAGTTCTGCGCCGATGCCGCCGTGCAGATCCTCGGCGGCATGGGCTTCATGCGCGGGACGAAGTGCGAGCGCATCTACCGCGAGGTGAAGGTGATGATGATCGGCGGCGGGGCGGAGGAGATCATGAAGGACCTGGCCGCGCGACAATGGCAGCTATGA